From Candidatus Dormiibacterota bacterium, a single genomic window includes:
- a CDS encoding glutathione S-transferase family protein: MSLKLLHFEACPFCEKVRLSLRHMKLPYEAEVIEPGDRSRVEEVSGQRLVPVLCDGERVIPDSTRILRYLIARYGDTAILPGDPAEQALAWIVEDYADEVLGPLLRSILEDRTDSGAPLQGAERRELERHLETQFRNLEQLFSQRAHVFGNRPGLADISLYAFLVSLVRSGRSEISSGFPHLKLWYGRMESL; the protein is encoded by the coding sequence ATGTCGCTGAAGCTCCTCCACTTCGAGGCCTGCCCCTTCTGTGAGAAAGTCAGGCTGTCCCTCAGGCATATGAAGCTGCCCTACGAAGCGGAGGTCATCGAACCCGGTGATCGCAGCCGGGTCGAAGAGGTCTCCGGGCAGAGACTCGTTCCGGTGCTGTGCGACGGAGAGCGCGTCATCCCCGATTCCACCCGCATCCTCCGCTACCTCATAGCGCGCTACGGCGACACGGCCATTCTTCCGGGCGATCCGGCCGAGCAGGCGCTTGCCTGGATCGTCGAGGACTACGCCGACGAGGTCCTTGGTCCCCTGTTGCGTTCGATCCTGGAGGACCGGACCGATTCGGGCGCCCCGCTGCAGGGCGCCGAGCGCCGCGAGCTCGAGCGGCACCTCGAAACGCAGTTTCGGAATCTCGAGCAGCTTTTCTCGCAACGCGCCCACGTGTTCGGAAACAGACCCGGGCTGGCCGACATCTCCCTGTATGCCTTCCTCGTCAGCCTGGTCCGATCCGGCCGGAGCGAAATCTCCTCCGGGTTTCCACACCTGAAATTGTGGTACGGCAGGATGGAGAGTCTGTAG
- the dusB gene encoding tRNA dihydrouridine synthase DusB, protein MMRIGHVVLDEPTILAPMAGITDQYFRLILKRIGGVGLVTMEFISSEALTRGNEKTRHMMEFSEEERPLAIQIYGSDPQRMADAAEFVQALGADIVDINMGCPANKVLKGCAGAALMGDLGLARDIIRTVRRRVTLPLTVKFRAGLDDARSNYLELGRICESEGVDAVALHARTARQMFSGKADWGRIRRLKEAVRIPVSGNGDVEEPADALALWAATGCDGVMIGRAAIKNPWIFRQIAAARAGTLPRQPSIEERRELILYHFSLLREREEERFALHKIRTFTGWYTHGLPNGRVLRQRINSLVSVSEFMDAIEEFFQVLVAA, encoded by the coding sequence ATGATGCGCATCGGTCATGTCGTTCTCGACGAGCCCACCATCCTGGCCCCCATGGCCGGGATCACCGACCAGTATTTCCGCCTCATCCTGAAGCGGATCGGCGGAGTCGGCCTGGTGACCATGGAGTTCATCTCCTCGGAGGCGCTGACCCGGGGGAACGAGAAGACGCGCCACATGATGGAGTTTTCCGAGGAGGAGCGCCCTCTGGCCATTCAGATTTACGGCAGCGATCCCCAGCGTATGGCCGATGCCGCGGAATTCGTTCAGGCGCTCGGCGCGGACATCGTCGACATCAACATGGGCTGTCCCGCCAACAAGGTCCTCAAGGGGTGCGCCGGCGCTGCTCTGATGGGCGACCTCGGACTGGCACGGGACATCATCCGGACGGTGCGGCGACGCGTCACTCTACCGCTCACCGTCAAGTTCCGCGCGGGACTCGACGACGCCCGATCCAACTATCTCGAGCTCGGCCGGATTTGCGAATCGGAGGGTGTGGATGCCGTGGCCCTGCACGCGCGCACGGCGCGCCAGATGTTCAGCGGCAAGGCCGACTGGGGGCGTATCCGCAGGCTCAAGGAGGCGGTCCGGATCCCCGTGAGCGGCAACGGAGACGTGGAGGAGCCCGCCGACGCTCTCGCTCTTTGGGCAGCGACCGGCTGCGACGGCGTTATGATCGGTCGGGCGGCGATCAAAAATCCTTGGATCTTCCGACAAATCGCCGCGGCGCGGGCGGGAACCCTGCCCCGGCAGCCTTCGATCGAAGAGCGGCGCGAACTCATCCTGTACCACTTCTCGCTTCTGCGCGAGCGCGAAGAGGAGCGCTTCGCCCTGCACAAGATCCGCACCTTCACCGGCTGGTATACGCACGGCCTGCCCAACGGCCGGGTCCTGCGCCAGCGGATCAACAGCCTGGTCTCGGTCTCGGAGTTCATGGATGCGATCGAGGAGTTCTTCCAGGTCCTCGTCGCCGCCTGA